GATTAACTATCCTTCCTTTCTCCTTTTTATTTCATATCTTTGACCACCATCGCATATTACTCTGCAGAtgtttagttttcttatttGCACCATTTTATTATCTTATATGCTATGATTAGTCATATCAGTGTTGTGTTTCAAGATGTGCTTTCATTAGTTTGGTAAATATACTTTGAGTTGTGTAAAAGTATACATTATGTTGTAAGTATATTTCAATAGTTCActaaatgaagtttttttcttttttgaaactgAAATGAAGTTtgttacttttcttttctttttgaaaaggtTGTAGAAGTTTTAGAAAATATCTTAGCATTGTTAAATTGTGTAAGGTATCTTTCGGAGTAAGGCAATATCCGGTAATAACAGCTTTGAAGCCAATCTTCAAGGTTTTACATACCAAAAATTTCTAGGAGTCATTTATTGACAAGTTTTgtcataatatattttgtttattttaacaaataaaatataaggtgGAAAAAATTGCCTTGTAGAGCAGTACCAGAAGCAGCTATTTTCAGGGATAGTTGTTGTAGGAAGGCCATTTGCTGTTTCTGTTTTGTAGAGTTTGCTTTGGTATTTGTAGTCACATTGGGTCATTCAGGCATTGATTTCATTATCTTTATGGTTTAACTTTTCCAGGTCGAAGTTCCTGTTGATTTTCCTTTTGACATTGAGGACAATCCTGGAGAAAGAACCATACAACTAAAAGGAAAATTTGGAGATGAAACTATCAAAGTTCAAGTTGACATCCCTAATGTAGCACCTGGAGAAGAAAATGAGGATGACGAAAATGGTGACAATGAGAAGAATGATAGTGAATCTAGCATTCCTTTAGTTGTGAGTgttttcaaagaaaatggagTGTCTCTAGAGTTTGGTGTGACTGCTTTTCCCGATGAGATTTCCATTGATAGCTTGTCAATAAAGCAGTGTGAGGAATCTGAAGACCAGTTGGCATACGAGGGGCCTGAGTTCATGTAAGCATTTCTTAGTGTATGCCTATATGgtattatctaatttttttcataaaatgtttCCTATACTTTCTGAATATTTCTGCTCCATTTTCTTTTATAGTGATTTGGATGAAAATCTGCAAAAGGCTTTTCACAAGTATCTTGAGATCAGGGGAATCAAG
This region of Glycine max cultivar Williams 82 chromosome 7, Glycine_max_v4.0, whole genome shotgun sequence genomic DNA includes:
- the LOC100803348 gene encoding uncharacterized protein At2g39795, mitochondrial, with protein sequence MAMYAMLRRVSSAVLPQLARRTAMASSSSRTFHIALSVLRRETATTTIAPSLRFANAFATKSSADEYLAQVLQSEIQCALEDDHAHHQVEVPVDFPFDIEDNPGERTIQLKGKFGDETIKVQVDIPNVAPGEENEDDENGDNEKNDSESSIPLVVSVFKENGVSLEFGVTAFPDEISIDSLSIKQCEESEDQLAYEGPEFIDLDENLQKAFHKYLEIRGIKPSTTNFLQEYMFAKDNKEYLMWLKNLKNFVEK